CTTAGGTGATCCCTGTTCAGGGTTCATGAGTCCTGGTGGCGATGCTGAGTTAAAGCCTGGCATTGGAAGAACCATCCCAAGTCTGGTGGGTTTTAGTGACGTGAAACCCCAGCAACGAGTTCCCAGGCCAGATACGGGATTTCAAACGACgctaaaaaggcaaaaaattttATTAGAAGAACTAAAACAAGACAGAAAATGGAATTCCAGGGCAACATCAGATATTTCCATCAGAGCAAGACTTGGAGGTAAATAAAGTGACATtggctttataatttttaaacattgaaaCCAGGGAGAAGGAGCATGGATATAAGATTCATTATTCAGTAGATAATTTAACATAAAGTTGTAAAGAACCAAATGaggaaatcttatttttaaattacaaattgtaaggaaaaagtaaaaatgataagCCTTTTATATACCTATctgtaaaataatgttttgtgTTTAAAAGTGCATTCATTAGTATAAGTGACCAACACAAATTAAATGTcaggtaatctataataataaaaaacataatatgctaattagaccggacagctgaacgaccttctggacatccttccagatgactttctggacaaagccggggctgtgagtgccgagccccttgcatgaattttgtccatcaggcctctagtttattatataaatactagaggcccagtgcacggattcgtgcaccattggggtccctcagcctggcctgcagggattgggctgaaaccagctctctgacatcccctgaggggttccagattgtgaaagggtgcagggcaggctgagggaccccaccagtgcacaattggggctggggagggaccccaggagagcttcagggcatgtccggcctgtttTGCCCAGTCCCAGtcgaccagaccccagcagcaagctgacctacTGGTCAAAGCGTCTTCCCCttcgtggtcagtgcgcatcatagcgactggttgaacagtcagacacttagcatattaggcttttattatataggatagataaccTAATTGTACCATAAGGCAAATTATATTTGACTTTGATAATTGTGTAGCATGCCTCATTATCTCTCTCTGGAAAAAGTAAATCTGATATTCATGCAAGAGTTAGGTTACAGGGACTGAAATGGAATGGGAAAGTAGTTGAAGTGAAATTTGGCATCTGGTAAGAATAGGAGCTGAGAAGCAACCCCTTCAGAAATAGCGTCACACAGCTCTGGGGACACAATTGGTGAACCTACTGACAGCCATTCCTTATGTAGGTGCTCCCAGGGACTGTCACCAGCCTGGCCAGCAGTGCTGACAGCTTCTAAGGAAAGCCCCAGGAAACAGTCCTGTGTGGAAGTGTGTCTGGTAGACAGGAAGTGCAAAGAGACTTACATCTTCGAGCAGGTGGAAAGGAAATGGCCAAACACGGCATCAGAGATGCTGAGCTTCCTCTAGCACGAGAGGCTGCACCAGCCTCGCATGCTTCTCCGCACCCAGCCTAGACCAGAGGCCTAAgcgggcagtgggggagggacagtggcagcagcatatGGTGGAGCAGTGGGGAGTCATGGTTCCTGACACTGCATGGAGAGAAGCCATAGGTAATTGAGACCAGAAAAAGGggtaagaaaaaagataaagggaATAGAAATAACGCCACAATATCACGCTGCCAAGCCCTACCCTCCAGGTACCTGCTTTTGAACCAAAAAGCAATTTGAGGACGTATACTAGTAAGCATAGGATAAGAATTATGCTTTTAATATCACTCTAGTTGTTGACTTAACAGGGGGCTTAGGGAAATACCTGAGTTTGGAATTTTCATATTAAGAATGTAAATAAGGTTCAACTACcagtttttaagaaataattattttacaatcCATTGGAAATACTACTTAGGGAAGAACAGTATTACTAAGAATCAAATACTATCTAGGGCGAAGAATTGTCTTAAGTAAGAGCATGAGGGGACCATTGGTGAGTTCCGGTCCCTCAGACAGCACATTGCACTGATTCTGAATGAGCAACTACTTCTCTAGCCTGTCAGCAAGGCCTGGAGCGCAAGCTTTTGCTAACGTTTCCATGTGTAATAGTTTTCATTGTCAAGGAGTCTCCCTTAAAAGAACTGAGCTCATTTTTCATAGTGGACCCATTGTAGGCAAGTAAGCAGACAGCCCCAGCCTCAGGTTGGGCTGTTTCTGTAAGTTTTTCTAAGAACTGTTTTCCAACAAAGTTTAAGAAATAGTTTATTAAAGCTAATTTCCCACTAAAATAGGGTTAACAGAGGTTGTACAAGCATCTCAGAACCAAGTACAGAGTTCATCTAGCCTCCATATTGTGCTACCGGGATCAGCACAAAAGCATTCAGAAGATAGGCTCTAGGGTCAGACAGTCTGGGCTCATAGCCAGGCACAAAGCTTACTTTCACTATGACCTTGGGCTAGTTACTAATCCCTTTATGTCCATGtatccttatttgtaaaataagttcACATGCTAGTAAAAATACTTCATGAAATTACAGTGAGGGCCATTTAGTGTCATTCATGTAAACATGTCTGACATTAAGGAAGGAACcaataaatgttagatattatAAAGTTAAGCAAAGTCTAGAGTTTTCAGTCACTTTACACTTAAATTGGCAATAATACTTTTCTTATAAAGTGTAAGAAATAATGAGTTAACATGTAAAATACTTAGCATAATTTCTGGAACGTGGTAAAGCATTCAGTTaatagcatttattattattagctaTTAACATTTTCAAAGAATAATACCAGGAGTTGAGGGATTGGTTTCAATATAATTTGTCCTAGGCTTTCAATGACTTTGTAGATCCTGGAAATAgtcattatttataaataagtacTCTCAGTTTTTAGCAAACTTAAATACATGTGATTCCTAATGCATTCTGATAAGGAAGCACATCTTCTCAGAATTAATTGTATCACAGCCCAGTATGCTTTCCAGTGGGTTTTCATAAATACCAAAGCCAAATCATAAAAGATTAGATGGCTGACTTCTTGCCCAATTCCAACCTTGTCTAGACATTTAACTGCTGCAGTAGTTCCTTTTTGTTCAGAGTTGGCTTTCTTTCTTATGCACCATTTAAGTTTTCCAAACTTATCCTAATCATATTCAAACCCTTTATTGGTTGGTCTCTCTGTTCTCATTGCAACAGATGACACATCGCCCTTGTCACAGACAAAAAAGAGGTTGCCTTTTGCAACCTCTGTGATTTACCTTCAGCATcctaacatctatatatatataaagccagcaaccagaatgctGTAACGTCTGtacgacctgtcactatgacgcCCATCACAGCTATCAgccatttttaaatgcatatagtTAATTGGTATTAAGTACAGcattgtgcaaccattaccacaacACATCTCCATaacttttttcatcttgcaaaactgaaactcttacCCATTAAACCCTAACTCGCTagttctcccctcctcctgcccctggaacCCAGAATTTTGCTTTCTGTCTCAATGAATTTGACTCCTCTgaatacctcatataagtagaatcatagagtatttgtctttctgtgactggcatatttcacttagcataatgtcatcATGGACAACAAAGTCCATGTATTAGCAcatgtcagaattttcttcccttttaaagcTGAGTACTTTTCCATTTTAGGTAtatactactttttttttatccattcattcatcaatggacacttgggttgcttcatctttgggctattgtgaataatgctgctgtgaacacacatgtacaaatatttcttcaagaacctgctttcaattctttaaCTATATaaccaggagtggaattgctcaATCCCATGgtgattctatgtttaattttttcaggaactACCACCCGGTTTATCTTAGCAGCTGCCACATTTTAtaatcccaccaatagtgcagAATTCCAATTTCTTGCCTTCAAGGACTAAAACCCACTTGGTCATGGCGTGTAATCCTCTTGGTGTGCCCTTAAATTCTCTCCTGTAGTGTTTTGTGGAGGATTTTACATCGTGTTTAGCAGGGAGAAGGTCTGGCTTTGGCATCCCTGTAATGTCGGCTTCATAggatgagtttggaagtgttccctcctcacTCATTCTTCTTAGAAGAGCCTGGGGAGGACCAGTATTCATTCTTCTTCAAACGTTTTGCAGAATTCACCAGTGACGCCGTCTGGTCCTGAGCTTTTCTTTGTGGGTAGGTATTTAATTACAGAGTCAGTTTCCTTAGAAGTTACAGGTGTgttcatattttctgtttcttcatgattcagtctggGTAGGTTGTGTGGTCCTagtaatttgtccatttcatctaggttatacAATTGGTTGTGTACAGtaatttcatataattattttgttcatagtaatcctatacaataaaagcctaatatgcaaattgtcccctcgaccaggagttcgaccgctcactatgatgtgtgctgaccaccagggggtggtgtggaacatggcaggtgttggcgatGCACTGCGACCTctcaccagctacctgggggtgggggtgatggggacggaggtgcggtgagaatgtggggtgtccgccgagctcactctcactccccctcctACCCTCCCCCGGGATGCCAGGGCTTGTGCTCCGgggaagcccccatgctcaggtgccttGTGCCCGCGAGGAGCCCGTCCCGCACCCGCgcagcctcttctgggtgagccgggCCACAGCCGCCGGGACTGCAGGGGCCAGTTGGGCTCCCTGTGAGTTTGCACAGGAGCCAATCTGCGAGGCCGGCTGGGAGAGAGTGCACTGCCTTCCTGGCTTTTGTGCGGcgctgctgggcagcccagaggcccacgctgcgccCCGGCCTGCAGCATCCAGCCACGCTCACCACATCTCCGAGTGGGGACTCAGGCGCCTGtcactcaggtggaggggggcgcatgggggcctgggggcccaggtgctgcccagggcccagaggtcagttgGGACCTTCctttccatgccagacactcgtgcttcgatcgccagccaggcctagggaccacacccctgcatgagtttcatgcactgggcctctagtttcttataattatttttatttctgtaaaatcagTTGTAATGTTTCCTTATTTGTGATTTTACTTGagtcttctttctctcttatcaatcTAGCTAATTgtcaattttttaatcttttcaaagaaccaaattttgctttcattaattttctctattttgtatctatgctctaatctttattatttccttccttctgctagctttgggtttagtttgttgtttttctagCTCCATAAGGTGCAAATTAAGGTTATTGGTTTGAGAGCTTTCTTCTATAAGGGTTTATACCTATGAATTTCTCCATCAACGCTACTTTTGCTAAGTCCCATGACTTTTGTTATGTtgtgtattttcatttgtctcaattTCTAATTTCCCAATAATGTGGAATAAATACCAAGCAATTCTACACTATTATAACAATCCTAACATGTAAATTTCAGAGCTATTCTGTTCTTACTGATGAGAAAAATTGTTAGGTAATCCACTGAAAAGTTAATTCATAGCACCCATGTTAGCGTCCTCATAGGAACAGTTCTGATGGAAGAAGAAGTGTTCGCTGCAGGTAACGGAAAGCCTGTCGTGTTTGTTTTCAGGCTGGACCAGCCCGGTGAGAGTCACTCCTAAGCAGCCTCGGCATGAAGAGAGCTCAGTCACTCACACGTACACGTTCGATGAGGAAGTGGCCTGTAAAGTAAGGTTTCTTACCGGGGAGTGTAGTACGGTGTTCGTAACTCATTTAGTTCATTATCTGTGTTGTTTATAATTTGAGCCTAAATAGCTACCACTTGTAAACTACGCCTTATGTACCAGGCACCGTGCAGACCTTCACAATCACTGTGTATTTGGCATTATCTTGTGCCATCCCCACAGCTATACTTCAGGGGAGGACTGAGTAGTAGAGGCTGGTAGTGCCCAATCCAGACCCCCATCGCTGGCAAGAGCACCCTCCTCCAGTAGCAGGGAGTGATGGACGCCCATGGCTGACAGCCACCAGCTCGGAGGACATGAATTCTCAGACTGAAGAAGCATAACAAGTCTGAAAACAGATGAACAGGGATCTAGCCTCTCCTAAACAAATTATCTTGAAACTGTAGGAAAACCAATACAGATATCCTAACTATAACCTGACGGGGCGGGGGGTAAGGGGTGGGGTTTAAGAGGAGCTCACAGAACACCTGCAAGCAATTAAACTGAGTGCAGTCCAAAGTCAGTGAACAATACAGTCCAAAATCAATGAGACGTATTTGTTATTAACAATCATAACCATTAAACTAGACCTCTAAACCCGTGTAGAACATTATTCAAACATGAAGATGAGTTAAAACATAGGGCTAGAGGAAGTTGGCATCCTTGGAGGAATTACTGAACATTGAACTTTAGTGAAGAGAACAGAACCAAGGACCAGGTGGGACAAACCAAGGAGGACCCAGGAACAAAAGCAGGCAGAGGACGGTACACGTGGTGGTGAATCTGAATAAAGGGAACCATCACAGACGGTAACAGCAATGGTTACAGCAACAGTTAATTAATTTGATAAAGTAAGATTGACGATAGGAAGAGGGTAATATTTCAGAACTAATGTGCTTGCATTGTTAGACAAGACAGAGAAGACTTCTTTGAATGTTGTAATTTTATGGAATTAAACACTATTTGCCAACGTGAAAAATTCAAGAGCTTCCTCATGAAAATCTGACTTTATGTTAACTTTAATATACATCTTTGTAAACTTTAACTTAATAGTTAGGAGAACATATACAAAATGTGAATTTCCCAGGCAGGAGAGGAAAGCTGGGAAGCATGTACTTGTTGACCCACAAGATGCTGCCAAAGAGGaaagtgaaggaaggaagaagggagccGGTGGCTGAGGGCACTGTCCGCTCCCATTTATGTCTGGTCTGTTTTGTATTCCTGCCTTCTAGGAGGACGGAGAGCCACCTTCACAACCAAACAAGAAGTGTGAGGCCAAGGACTTGTTTTATAAGTCCTCAACACAAAAGTAAGAACTTTTTTTAGTagaattttgattaaaaattttattttatacttaatgATATAGCCTCTTTGTGTCCACATTATCCTGAATCCTACGAGAAATTCAGAAAACATGAGACCCAGATATTTAGTTACTTGTGTTGTTGCTAACATAAACAGGTCAAGGAAGAATCTAAAGAAAACCTATGTTTACTAAAAGGGAAAACCAGAACAGAACGGAAATGctcggagagagagaggaggtgcgTGCAGCATCATAGGAAACAGCAGCAGGGAAAGCTCGACGCggaatccattcattcatttaaaaaatgcatagaggacctactatgtgtctACTCCCTAAACTATGAGACCCGTCAGTGACTAAAGCAAAGCTCTCCCATCTCAAAGAGCTGATTCTACAAAGAGGTGGACAATAAGCAACAAGCATGATAAGTAAATAGCTCACATCGTAGAGAGAAGTCTACGAAAAGATGAAAGAAGATGCTGTCACCTGGGACACAAGTAGCAGGGGCTccgggcagggtgctgagaggtGCAGGCGGTGGCTGGCCCTGGGTTTGCGTGGAAGGTGGAGCCAGCACTGCCCCGCGAGGAGATTGTGGGTCTGAAGGAAGAGGAGTCAGGGATGAGCCCTCGGTCTGAGCTGTGCAGCTGGACGTGGTGAACACACCATCACTTCACACGTGAACACAGGTGCAGCAGGTGTGGCGGGAAGGCTCCTGTGTCCGTTTGGACATGCCAAACAGAGATGTTCATTGGACATCGACGTGGCTGTCAGTTAGGCAACGGTGCACTGATCTGGGGTCTGGGAGAGAGGCCTGTGCTGGGAAATATCTCTGGGTGTCATGGTGTGTAGATGGGTACggaaggccacatgcctgggtgaGGGCCCAGGCCGGGAGTGCCCTGCGACAGGTGGAGGCCGGCATCTGCGTCATGGCTGCTTTTCGCAAGCTGGATGGCGTATGTAAGCGTGTGTGAGGTCCCACTGCTGGGTAACAGATGACCACAAGTTGAGCAACTGGAAGCCTCCCCATTTCTGCTCGCACCTTCTGTAGCGCAGAGTCCAGGCGCCCCACCTGGCTCAGTGCTCAGGTTCTCAGCCTGGGGTCCCGGTGTCAGCCATGGCTGCGTCCTCAGCCTCCGAGGTCACTCAGGCTGGCAGCTCAGGACCCACATGATCTCAGCAGAATTCAGGACCACGGGCTTTGTCCAGGACACTGAAGTGTCTGCGGCGGTTTTGTCTCTTTTTAGGACTCACCAGTTTAGATCAGACGCATTTAGAATCATCTCCCTGTGGATGAACTCAAATTCAACTGATTAGGGACCCTAATTACATGTGCACAGTCCCTTTTGCCATATGCAGTTGCCATCACACCCACTTGCTCCACCCACACCTGAGGGGAGGTGATTATCCATGGCATAAACAGTGGGGACAGGAATTTGGGGGGCACCTTAGAATTATgcctaggaccatggtcggcaaactgcggctcgcgagccacatgtggctctttggccccttgagtgtggctcttccacaaaataccacggcctgggcgagtctattttgaagaagtggtgttagaagaagtttaagtttaaaaaatttggctctccaaagaaatttcaatcgttgtgctgttgatatttggctctgtggactgatgagtttgccgaccaccggcctCGGACAATGTATGATATTGTGGTGAACTGTACCAATTGAACACGTGTTTTTCGTAAAATGCGATTACTTAACACTTGCCTAGAGCTTACGAAAGCGTTCCTTGGGACAAGATGCTGCCACCAAAACTCGATCCAGAGGAGACAACAGTGGAGAGAGCTGCCGACCTCGTCTCACAGTGTTTCACACAGAAAAGATACGAACGGATCCCAGCATTAACTCAGGTCAGGGGCCATCGGGCGCAGTGTCTCACTCACTACTGAACTGAACTCCCAGACTCTGCGCAACAGTAACACTTACTTTATTGCTAAGCATTATGGGAAGAACAAGTAAATATACACGTATGGGTTGAAAGTGCCATAATCATAGAAGTTATCAATAAGCTCAAGTACTTTAATATCATCTGTGTTATATTTTAGACGTTTTGTTTAAGACTGCCCCTTTCTCAGAAGTCATTTGCATGGACAGTGTTCATTTTAGAAATGGGAAAAGGAGGCGTCAGTGGCGAGGACACAGAGAAGTGACCACTGTGCCCAGAGGACCTGCTGAGGGCGCGCTTACCCGGAACAGAGCGACCCGCTGCGCTCTCCGAGGCAGCATGGGGTGGTCCTGAGCCTGGGACACAGAGCCCGCCTCGGTGTCCATAGAGACGGCCCATCTTTTCAGTGCTCGGCACCGGGGTCCATCCAGGGGGTATGGTGGCCCCGCCACAGCCAGGGAGCCCCTCCCGCAGGGTGGCCCTCTTCCCCTTACTCCTCCCTTGGAGCCAGCGCTTGGCACAAAGTGAGTCTGTCCCCCTGACCTGCACGGGTCTCCCTCACTCGCCCACAGCCTCCTCAGCCCAtctctcctgctctccctgaCCCTCCTCCGGCCTGGCCCTCCTCCGGCCTGACCCTCCTCCGGCCCGGCCCACGCGCCCTCCGTCATCCGTCAGTGTAGCCTGTGCTGCCCTCTCAGACCTCAGGCCACGCTCTTCCTCAGGCCTGGCTATTGCACATGGTGTTCCACCGCCTTCATGGCTGTCTGTTCCAGGCTGAATCCCAAGGACCCGCCAGGTTCTATCACCGTAGGCCTCGCTGccgcctcccagcagccccgctcTGGGCTGGCAGGTCTGCTCCCAGGTGCCCTCATTTCTCGGAGCCGGGCGGGCCCGGGCCTGTGCTCACCATGGAGTTTCAATGGGTGCGCTTCAAGTCCATCCGACTGGAGGGGACCAGTGACACTGAAGTCCCGTCCTCGCCATGGACCCTCAGAGGCTCACAGCCACAGGTTAAGCAGCCCACATTGTCTTGCAAAACTCCTTCAGCTTTCACGGAGGAGAAGATAGTAAGTGAGGAAAACAGCTTTAATATGGTCTCACCAGGGGATTTCCACATAGAAATTCAATTCAATTAAAGGACAAAAGAAAGTGTCTAACgtatcactatttttttaaaggatttctcAACTACATGGAAGTGTTATATCTCGGTCATTTTATTACAGATGATGGTGTTAAATTACACTGCATCCGAAGTCCTCCCCGCATGATGCGGGTCCAAGctgagggcggggctggcaggAAAGCGGGGACCCACTGGGGCTGCAGTGGGGCACGGAGGTGGATCCAAGTCAGCCCAGTCTCTGGGGTGAAAGCCACAGCCAGAGCTTCCCCAGGCTTCGTCCTGAAAGGGGTGGGAACGTGCCGATCCCAGCTGTGAGAAAACAGCTGGCGTGAAGGGGCCGAGACCAGGAGTGGCTCTGGAGCCAGCCGAGTTGTGAGGGAGCCGGGGGTGCTTTTCCCGGGGACCCTGGGCCTGCCTCTGGGGTGACGGGCCAGTGAAGACGGCTGGGCTAGCGTATGAGGAACTACCGCAGGGGGAGCTTATGTATGCGACTTACAGTGACTTGTTCTTTAAGTGTGTGTCCCCATTCTGCTGGTTTTAGATGGTCGGTGGACTCTGGGACAGATTTCAAACAAGATCTTTCTTGGTACCAGCAAAGCCAGTTAATTTGTAAGTTGTATCTCCTACTCTGCTTACCCCCAGGCCTCCCACCATCGCACGTTTACCAAGAGCTGATGCCCAGCCCCTGGGGGAGGGCAGCCCACAGGCCCCCACACTCCATCCCGGCAGTTGCTCAGGCCGCTGCCTCCTCGCCCTGCCTCTTGCCCCCTAAAGGCTGGACTGCTCAGGCAGCAAACCTAGCACAGAGTGGCCCCGAAAGACACCAAGTATTCCAATGTGGCCACGCCTGCGAGCTTCGGggattagaaattatttttatcaaactTGGTGTCACAGTCTTCTTTAGGGTTCTATTAATGCTAACAACGGTGGGCTTATCACACATCCTTCCACATAGGTAATCTTTTTCATTTAGTCTAAAAAATGGCACTCCTGCTTTTGAAAGTCCCTTGGTTCTCACTACAACCCACAGTCCCTGTGCGCTCACTAAGGGAGCACAGAGCAAAAGGAAGACGCGTGGGGAGGTTCCCGTCGGCGCTAGGTCATGGCGTCAGCGAAGACGTGTCCCTGAGAGCGGGGAGCCAGTGTGTTCGGTGTTTGATTTTCACTTACAGCTACAGCTTTAAGGGATCCTGTTTCACATTAGAGGCTTGTAGAGGCCAATTCCTAGATGGCTCTGAAAACTTTGCTTTTATTTGAGAAAGAAATGCTGTAACAAGTGGAGGTTTTGTAAGTTGATATCCAGAACTCAACTGccctattttctcttttcctaagtGTGAGTCCAAGTTCTAGAAGCAAGTACATTCCTCACTACACGTAAGTGATGTTTCCTCATGTTCTGAAACGACTAGCTTCACATCTGAATGGCTGTGCCTCTCTTCTTTGACAGCGTGTGCTTTGTCACAGAATTCTAACGTTTTCC
The genomic region above belongs to Eptesicus fuscus isolate TK198812 chromosome 14, DD_ASM_mEF_20220401, whole genome shotgun sequence and contains:
- the SPATA48 gene encoding spermatogenesis-associated protein 48 — translated: MDIHSQYTPGKISISERSILSGTKAVESADYPHYCNLLRKMNMPFVKGIEDRHDSARMEKKCNPTFLKFHPYPPSFVPGYHLHYPYPPPYGPDYPLFPLRDDVPLGDPCSGFMSPGGDAELKPGIGRTIPSLVGFSDVKPQQRVPRPDTGFQTTLKRQKILLEELKQDRKWNSRATSDISIRARLGGWTSPVRVTPKQPRHEESSVTHTYTFDEEVACKEDGEPPSQPNKKCEAKDLFYKSSTQKAYESVPWDKMLPPKLDPEETTVERAADLVSQCFTQKRYERIPALTQMVGGLWDRFQTRSFLVPAKPVNFVSPSSRSKYIPHYTGHVQSTNADDIDNPYGDITSLARPRCSKILYSNTSCSANIPGYTGKAHFTATHPANSHVPAAVPSLDSEVHRVLRKDMAVTLFRRQAPLSQMVTTVKPYNPFNNRRQTVGY